Proteins encoded together in one Juglans regia cultivar Chandler chromosome 9, Walnut 2.0, whole genome shotgun sequence window:
- the LOC109018275 gene encoding NADH dehydrogenase [ubiquinone] 1 beta subcomplex subunit 8, mitochondrial-like, giving the protein MTWRLSNVASRIMGGNGIGCRSVASSLRQRSGMGLPVGKHIVPDKPLPVNDELVWDNGTAYPEPCIDRIADTVGKVEALACLCGGLGFFASLGLLVVWNDKVRGVTDPQTPKVYPCDNLRVELGGQP; this is encoded by the exons ATGACATGGAGATTAAGCAATGTAGCATCCAGAATCATGGGTGGAAACGGCATCGGTTGCCGCTCTGTGGCCTCCTCTCTTCGCCAACGTTCTGGGATGGGCCTCCCCGTCGGCAAACATATCGTCCCCGACAAACCC CTTCCTGTCAATGACGAGCTAGTTTGGGACAACGGGACCGCATATCCCGAGCCCTGTATAGATCGCATTGCCGATACAGTTGGAAAGGT AGAAGCATTGGCTTGTTTGTGCGGGGGCTTAGGATTTTTCGCGTCTTTGGGATTGTTGGTTGTGTGGAACGATAaagttaggggtgtaaccgatccg CAGACACCAAAAGTCTATCCATGTGACAACCTACGAGTGGAGCTTGGTGGCCAACCATAG
- the LOC109013116 gene encoding 14 kDa proline-rich protein DC2.15-like — protein MASKSSASLALFFSLNLLFFALVTACGTCPSPKPKPKPKPKPSPTPSQASCPRDALKLGVCADLLGSLLNVTVGTPPVTPCCTLIQGLADLEAAICLCTAIKANILGINLNIPLSLSLLLNVCSKNVPSGFQCA, from the coding sequence ATGGCTTCCAAAAGCTCTgcctctcttgctctcttttTCTCCCTCAATCTTCTCTTCTTTGCACTTGTCACTGCATGTGGCACATGCCCTAGTCCGAAGCCAAAACCAAAGCCGAAGCCAAAGCCCAGCCCCACCCCTTCCCAGGCCTCGTGCCCTAGGGATGCCCTCAAACTAGGAGTTTGTGCTGATCTGCTGGGTAGTTTGCTTAACGTTACCGTCGGCACCCCTCCGGTAACTCCCTGCTGCACTCTCATACAGGGCCTTGCTGACCTTGAGGCAGCTATCTGTCTTTGCACTGCCATCAAAGCTAATATACTGGGCATCAACCTCAACATCCCACTTTCCCTCAGCTTGCTTCTCAATGTTTGTTCAAAGAACGTTCCATCTGGGTTCCAGTGTGCCTAG
- the LOC109013131 gene encoding L-lactate dehydrogenase A-like, with the protein MHKTSSSSSLGPGGLDLTQAFFKPIHSAAPPSPTKRHTKISVIGAGNVGMAIAQTILTQDLADELALVDAKPDKLRGEMLDLQHAAAFLPRTKILASVDYEITVGSDLCIVTAGARQIPGESRLNLIQRNVSLFQNIIPPLARYSPESILLIVSNPVDVLTYVAWKLSGFPSNRVIGSGTNLDSSRFRFLIADHLDVNAQDVQAYIVGEHGDSSVALWSSISVGGVPVLSFLEKQQIPYEKETLVNIHKAVIGGAYEVISLKGYTSWAIGYSVANLARSILRDQRKIHPISVLAKGFYGVEGGDVFLSLPAQLGRGGVLGVTNVHLTDEEAQQLRDSAKTILEVQNQLNI; encoded by the exons ATGCACAagacttcttcttcctcatcccTGGGTCCAGGAGGACTGGACCTTACCCAGGCCTTCTTCAAGCCCATCCACAGCGCCGCTCCTCCCTCCCCTACCAAGCGCCACACCAAGATCTCCGTCATTGGTGCTGGCAACGTCGGCATGGCCATTGCCCAGACCATCCTCACTCAAGATCTCGCCGATGAGCTCGCCCTCGTCGACGCCAAGCCCGACAAGCTCCGCGGCGAGATGCTCGACCTCCAGCACGCCGCTGCCTTCCTCCCCCGCACCAAAATCCTCGCCTCCGTCGACTACGAAATCACCGTCGGATCGGATCTCTGCATCGTCACGGCCGGGGCCCGCCAGATCCCCGGCGAGTCTAGGCTGAACTTGATTCAGAGGAACGTGTCTTTGTTCCAGAACATCATACCCCCGCTCGCGCGGTACTCCCCGGAATCCATCCTGCTGATCGTTTCCAATCCCGTGGATGTGCTGACTTACGTGGCGTGGAAGCTGTCTGGATTCCCTTCGAATCGCGTCATTGGGTCGGGCACTAATTTGGATTCGTCCAGATTTCGTTTCCTCATCGCGGATCATCTCGATGTCAATGCTCAGGATGTGCAG GCATACATAGTTGGGGAGCATGGCGATAGCTCGGTGGCACTATGGTCGAGCATAAGCGTCGGTGGCGTGCCGGTGTTGAGCTTCCTAGAAAAACAACAAATCCCCTACGAAAAGGAAACCTTGGTGAACATTCACAAAGCGGTCATAGGTGGTGCGTACGAAGTGATCAGCCTCAAGGGATACACTTCATGGGCAATTGGATACTCGGTGGCTAACCTGGCTCGGTCCATACTTAGGGACCAGAGGAAGATCCACCCCATCTCGGTCCTTGCAAAGGGGTTCTATGGTGTCGAAGGTGGGGACGTGTTCCTGAGCTTGCCAGCCCAGCTTGGTAGGGGTGGGGTGCTGGGTGTCACCAATGTGCATCTCACGGACGAGGAGGCGCAACAGCTGAGGGACTCGGCTAAGACCATCCTTGAGGTCCAAAACCAGCTAAATATATGA
- the LOC109013137 gene encoding uncharacterized protein LOC109013137 — protein MPSLVLLILLSCLTLHACDARRLRLSDKAGDGKQIYHFSKYAEKSKAFETSITSSLRPPALEECISQQQEVKTSGRNNNHVHSTRGGVHKQINDPNALYKKQDPTNGATSGNENTKAPTSFQKDLQLARNIKGLKRNVRSLEGSVQHDSIETADVQENDQAVEDIVVMDYAQPHRKPPIHNEKP, from the exons ATGCCTTCTCTtgttctcctcattctcctATCATGTCTTACTCTGCATGCATGTGATGCCCGCCGTCTACGGCTTTCTGATAAGGCCGGGGATGGAAAACAAATTTACCATTTCAGCAAG TATGCAGAAAAATCAAAGGCTTTTGAGACATCAATCACATCAAGTTTGAGGCCTCCCGCCTTGGAGGAGTGcatatcacaacaacaagaAGTCAAAACTAGTGGACGTAACAACAATCATGTCCACAGTACTCGGGGTGGCGTTCACAAGCAGATCAATGATCCAAATGCTCTTTATAAGAAACAAGACCCGACAAATGGAGCTACTTCAG GAAATGAGAATACTAAAGCACCAACATCTTTCCAAAAAGATTTGCAACTGGCGAGAAATATAAAG GGATTGAAGAGGAACGTGCGGTCACTGGAGGGATCTGTGCAACATGATTCTATAGAAACAGCAGATGTTCAGGAAAATGATCAGGCTGTGGAAGACATTGTAGTGATGGATTATGCGCAACCCCATCGGAAACCACCCATTCATAATGAAAAGCCCTAG